In Alteromonas macleodii, the sequence CTAGTGTCTAGGCTTTGTGCTTTTAATGTTGAGCCCATACAAGTAGTGGCAAACAACAGTATCGAAACACTAGCGCTCAATTTGCTCATTTTCAAGCCTTTGAAAATCGGGTAAGAAAGCGTAAGTATAAGCGAGACAATCGCATTTCACTCACGCTCTTTAGTCTAAAAAGCTTACAAAGGTGAGAAATTGAGCCTGTGTAATGACAGCTTATTGTGTTTAGTCTAAATCTTCTAACGGCCAAATGGCGATATAGTCTTCAAAGTGGTTGAGATCTACATCGCTTTCAAACACCGTTTTATTACGTACTGACATTCCCTTCGCGTGCATTACGTTCTTCTTACCTTTGTTTAGCAAAGGGTGCCACGAGGGTATCCCCCTTCCTTCATAAAGGCGTCGATAAGTGCAACTGTTTGGCATAAAGAAAATATCTTTAAGGTTTTCTTTTGTCAGCTTCACGCAATCTGGTACAAGCTCGGTGCGTCTTTCATACTGAGTACATTCACACTTTTTCGTATTCAAATATGAACACACAATATTGGTGAAGTGAATTTTTTCGTTGTCGTTAATGTGGTCGGTAACTTCGTATTCTTCAACGGCCTCGTCGTCGATGAACTTTTGCAGGCAACACTTCCCGCAACCGTCACAAAGAGATTCCCATTCTTTTTGGGTCATTTCTTCTAATGACTTAGCTTCCCAAAATGCTACTGTCATTCAGCTACTACCTTTGAACTTACCGTTATTAGGCCGTCTAACGATGCCTTAACTTTATCTGCCGGGCTAAGCTTACCCACCCCTTTGGGCGTACCGGTAAGGATTACATCACCGCTATCTAGGGTAAATATAGACGACATATGGGCGATCAGGGGAATGATCTTGTGTAGCATGAGCTCGGTATGCCCCTGCTGCCTGACCTCTCCGTTTATGGTTAAGGTAAAGCGCAAATCATCAAGATTCCCAACTTCACTGTACGGCACAAAGCCAGAAAGTGGCGCACTGTTATCAAAAGACTTCGCCCGTTCCCAAGGTTGCCCTTGCTTTTTAAGCGCTGCTTGGATTTCGCGAAGGGTTAAGTCAAGCCCCAGGCCAATTCCCCAAATAGCGTCTTTGACCTCATCATTACTAGCATTTTTAAGTGGTGACTTAAGCAGTACTGACACTTCAAGCTCGTTGTGGCACTCGCCTTTGTCAGTGGGAATAGCAATGGGCTCATGCATATGGCACAAAGCAGCTTTCGGTTTCATAAACAGCAGCGGAGCTTCAGACACCGTAGAGTTCATTTCTTGAATGTGGTCGAGGTAATTTCGACCAATGCATAACACTTTACTAACCGGTAATGGTATCTCATTACCTTGGGTATCAATGTGACGATATGTCATTAGTAACCTCGCTTTATTCGTTCAGATAAATACCCAACCGAAACGCCGAAATAAGACGAACGGTTCCACTTCATTAGCGTATGGAAGTTGTTATACACCAAGTAGATTCGGCCTTTCTCACCGTCTGGCATAATGAGTGATGCATCGACATTTACATTGGGAAGCTCACTACCGTTATAGCGCCTAACGCCATTTGAGCTCCAAAAAGATAGCGGCTTCATATTAGATTTTGCAAGGCCTGAAAAAGGCACTGGCTTGGTCAGGGTCACCTGACGGCCCCATGTCCCTTCACTATCCCACCCTTCAGCTGACAAGTAGTTAGCGATTGACGCGAACACATCAGCCTTAGTTTCCCAAATATCCTTTCTGCCGTCGCCATCGTAGTCTACAGCGTAGTTTAAAAACGATATGGGCATAAACTGAGTTTGGCCCATCGCGCCAGCCCAAGAGCCTTTTAATGCTTTCACATCGATGTGGCCTTCATCAAGTATGCGAAGCACAGCAAAGAAATTATCTTTGAATAGCTTCTCTCTTCGCCCTTCATACGCTAGAGATGCAAGTGCGGACAGCACGCTGAAATTACCCTGAATTTTACCAAAATTAGACTCGTTCCCCCATAGCGCAACGATAAACCGTGCTTGTACGCCATATTTGTCAGCAATCTCTTCAAGTAGTACTTTATTTTCGTTGTACTGCTCAACCGCTTGCTTTACTTTCCAATCAGGTACTCGCGTTGCCAGATAGTCATCTAACGTAATTTTTTTCTCTGGCTGACTTTTATCAGATTTAACAACGGTAGGCCTAAAGGTGATATCAGCGAACGCCTGCTCTAGCTTAGCTTTATCAATACCTTTTGCAGCCGCTTCGTTTTTAAGCTGAGCAACATAACGGTTAAAGCCTTCTTCACTCAGCCCATTGTCACTACTCGGCTTGTTTTCAGCGTAAGCCGAAGCCGAAAGGCTTAAGGTGATACTAGATATAAGCACGGCAACGTTTAGCGGCTTGGGCAGCAAACTGTAGCAACTACGCTTAGTGTGAACCGTCAGTCGAGCGACTAAGCGGTTTATTATCTTTACTAACATGAATATTTAAAACTTTTTATCCGGGTTTTTAGACAAGCCGAGGGATTCGCGATGCTGCTCAAGTAGGTTGTCTTCTTTGGGTGGCATTTGTAGATAAAAACCTTTTTCAGTAAGTTCATCGATAAGCTTTTGCTTATCGACCATACCCAGTTTTTCCCGTTTTTCTAAAGCGATAATAGTCACTAATTCCGGGCGACCAAAGGTTTCCATTAGCGCTTCGGGCACATCTTCGAAATGATCTTTTTTTGGCACATATAAATACATGCCTTCTTTTTTTCGCGTTTTATAAACTGCGCATAACATAAATGATTTACTCGCTTTGTAATGAGTGCGGTCGTGAAAATTTTCACTTTTATACACCCACGTTGTTTTGTAGACGGTTACTGGGAAGGCGCGTCGCCTAACAGTCGGGTTACGTGAGGACGAAATAATGGCTCACGCCAAGTAGACAACACGTCAGGCATTAAACCTTGTACACGGGTCTCATCAACTGGAAACCAGTACCATTTTAACAATTGATTTAGCTGTTTTTTAGAGGCAATAACGTCACTATTAACGGCATTGTCTTTCGCTATCTGGTCGCTGATGACTTTAAGCTCGGCCAGCGTCTTTTTGTACTTGGCGATATCAATTAACCGCAGCACAACTGGAAGCCTAAGCTTTTCTGGCGTTTGCGCATATTTTGCTCTCGCCTCTTCAATTAGCGTGATAATGGTGTCTCCGTAACGACGGACCGACTGGTGATTCACGCCGTTAATGCGCGAAAGGCCAGATTTGCTATCAATAAGACGCTGAGCTGCTTCAAACAAGTGACCTTCTTTGAAAACAAAGTTTAGCGCCAAGTCTTTCTTTCGTGCTGTATTTAGACGCCATGCGGCTAACGCTTGTAATACTGTGAGCTGTTCGCTGTTTAAGCGCCAATTGTTCTTAATACTTAAATAGGCAAAATCTTCTGGCATTTGAGCGCGTTTTTTATCCACTAGCAACGCTATTTCTTGGTAAATCCAATGCACTTTACCCGCTTCTTGGACTTTACTGGCTAGCTCTTGGTAGCATGGTAGTAAGTACAATACGTCGTTTGCTGCATAGCTAAGCTGAGATTCGCGAAGGGGCCTGGCTATCCAGTCTGTTCGCGATTCACCTTTATCTAATGTTATATCGCATAGCAACTCTACTAGCTTTGCGTAGCCCAGTGATGGCCCCATATCCAAAATACTTCCCGCCAACTGTGTATCAAATACCGGCGTTGGCACCGTATCAAAGGCGGTGAGAAACGCCTCTATATCCTCTGAGCACGAGTGCAGCACTTTTACTACTTCGGTATTTTCCATAAGCTCAATAAACGGGCTCATGTTGTCTATAGCTAACGGGTCAATAAGCACTAGTTGATGGCCATCATAAAGCTGAATAAGCCCAAGGTGAGGAGTAAGGGTTCTTGTTCTTACAAATTCGGTGTCTAAGGCTACCGCCTCTTGACGTTGTGCTGCAGTGCACACTTTTTCGAGTTGTTCAGATGTTGTAATTAATTGATATTGCATATTTTTGCACAGTAATAAAAAAGCCGGCTAACGCCGGCTTTCAAAAAACTATTTCAACGAAATTAGTCTCGAAGCTCCCGACGCAGTATTTTACCTACATTGGTTTTTGGTAAGTCGTCTTTGAAAACAACTTGCTTAGGCACTTTGTAACCTGTTAAATGATTACGGCAGTGCGCGATAACGTCTTTTTCAGTGAGTGAATCGTTATTTTTAACTACGAATAGTTTCACAACTTCACCGCTGACTTCGTGAGGAACCCCAACTGCAGCTGCTTCAACAATATGGTCATGCATTGCAGCAACTTCTTCAATCTCGTTCGGGAACACGTTGAAGCCTGACACTAGGATCATATCCTTTTTACGGTCAACAATATAGAAGTAACCTTCATCATCTATTGTTGCTATGTCGCCAGTGGCTAGCCAACCGTCTTTTAAAATTTCTTCTGTTGCTTCAGGTCGGTTCAAATACCCTTTCATCACCTGAGGGCCTTTTACCCACATTTCACCCGGCTCACCCTTTTCGACAGGGTTACCGTCATCATCAAGCAGCTTGATATCTGTAGAAGGCACGGGCATACCGATTGCGCCTTTATAAGCTTCAATCTGAGGTGGGTTTACCGCAACCACAGGTGAGCACTCTGTAAGGCCATAGCCTTCAAGAAGCACAGTGTTAGTAATCTTCTCCCACTTCTCTGCAACAGGGCGCTGTACAGCCATACCGCCGCCTAAGCCAAATTTAAACTTACTGAAATCAAGCTCGCTGAACCCAGGCGTGTTTAACAGGCCGTTAAACAAAGTGTTAACGCCAGGCAGGATAGTAAATGGGTATTTGCTAAGTTCGTTCACAAAAGCTGGCATGTCGCGGGGGTTGGTAATAAGCAAGTTGCGGCAGCCATATTTTACGAACATGAGGCAGTTCGCCAATAGTGCAAAGATATGATACAGCGGAAGCGCGGTAACAACAAAGTCTTCGCCTTCTTCTATAACGGTTTCTAGAATACCTGACACTTGTTCTAAGTTTGCCACCATGTTGCGGTGAGTTAGCATAGCCCCTTTAGAAACACCGGTTGTTCCACCTGTGTACTGAAGGAATGCCAAATCGCCACTATCAATATCTGGACGCTTGTATTCAAGAGACTGACCTTTTTTAACCGCCGACATAAACGAAGTCGTTTCAGGCAGGTTGAATGAAGGCACCATCTTTTTGACGTACTTAACCACCGCGTTCACAACCCAACGCTTAGGAGCAGGCAACATATCACCCAATGCCGTCAAAAAGACTTCTTGTAGATTAGTATCTGCGATAACCTCTTCGAGAGTACAAGCGAAGTTCTCAACTATAACGATAGCTTTAGCGTTGGCATCGTTAAGCTGGTGCTTCAACTCGCGAGCGGTATAAAGAGGGTTAACGTTAACCACAACCATACCTGCACGCAATATCCCAAACATAGCAACAGGGTACTGAAGGAGATTAGGCATCATAATTGCCACAGCATCACCGCGTTTTAACCCGCTAGACTGTAAGTATGCAGCGAACTGCGCTGATAAGGTATCTAGCTCCTCAAACGAAATTGAGTGCCCCATGTTGATGAAGGCTTCTTTGTTTTTAAACTTCTTAACCGACTGCTCGAAAATGTCTACTACAGATGCGTAACGATCGGCATCGATTTCTGCGGAAACGCGAGGGTCGTAATGCTTAAGCCAGGTTTTTTCCACCAAAACCTCCTCTACTTTATTCTTATACTATTTAATGAGCACTTTAGAAGACGTGCCCATGTAACTGGTCTGATAACTTGCGAATAGTATAGGAAGTGTAAAAAAAAATAAACGGCACAATTTACAATTGCTCAACAAAATTGCGAATTAATAGCCCTACATCATCAGTATTTTCCATGTGAATATGATGACCGCCTACTAATTGTTCGTATTGTGCATTTAAAAACCACCCCTTCCTTTTTGGAAAGACTGACTCTAGATTTTTAAAGCTATTAGATGCACCGATAAAAAGTACAGGACATACAATAGCACGCATAAGAGATTCTGCCTGTTTTTCTGTGAACCTTAACGATGATTTTGTGCGTAGTTTAGGATCGCTCGCCCAAAAGCAATGTCCACCAGCATCTTGGGTTAAGTTTCTAGACAATATTGAACGGGCGTGCTCTTCTGGAATATCTGAAATTTTGCATCTTGCTTTTACAGCATCTTCTAAATCGACGATTCGCAACTTATTACGCGATTTAGCATGACGGCTGATAATAGACTCTCGCATTTGCGATGCAGTGGTCTCTTCGCTTTCTGTAAGCGGGCCGCATGCGTCAATGCTAATGACAGCAGAGACTTTTTCGGGGAAGAGCGCAGCGAATAAGCTAGCAAGGATTCCACCAAGTGAGTGCCCCAGTAGAATTACCTCTTCCCAATTTTGAGATTCAATTAAGGCGTACAAGTCTTGCAGGTAGTCAGCTTGATTGTAATGCGCACCATGCACACGATGAGATGAACGGCCATGCCCTGCGAGATCAATTGCAATAAAGCGGTGGGTTTGAAGATAAGGCGCTAGCAACCTTAGGCTTTCTGCGTTATCCAAGTACCCGTGTAAACCAATAACAACTTTGCCACCACCTTGGTTATCTAACGCAGCTAGGTGTAGTGCTCCAATATTGAATTCTGTTTCAATCATAACGCTCCGTACCGGCAAATAACCGCCGCCTCCCTTACATTTTCATTCCACTAAAACCAATAAGGCGGCAATTATATGCCGCCCCAATTAACTATCCCTATTGTCGCTTGTTGGTACTTGGTGATTTACCGCGCGGCTCAGAATTGTTGTTACTTGGTCTATTGTTGGTAGAAGGTAACTTTGCTTTGCTCGGTGCATTTTGATACCGGATTACGCGGGTCCTATTGAAATGCGGGTACATCCACGGCCCATTAAAGCGATAAAACGGTGAGTACCAGCCAGTGTGATAGTTAAAGAAGTAAGTATTTACATCGTAAACCTCTTGTTTTTTCCACATATGGTAGTCTTCGACGATAATTGTTGGGTAGATATAAGGTTGCTCCCCTACCATACCCGCAGTCGGCGCAGTAATACTGCCTAAAAACGTTGCGGAGCGCCCTTCTTCAAAAACTATAGGGTCAACAAAGCCATCTATTTGCACTTTAAATCGGCCTGACGTTTCGCCATTGGTGGAAGGTTTACCGTAGTGGTTCAAAGGAAAGTGTGCAAGCTCGATCAATGTTTTGTTGGGCTTATTTTCAACCCCAACAATCATACCACCCCATCGCGCTTTTTGACCTTGCGCACTAGCACCTGAAGTCACCGCCTTAGAGTAGCTGACTAACTGGGTACCTTCAGGTACATCGATACTATCTGGAACTATGGTACAGCCTGTAAATAACATGACCGTAATTAGAATTAAATAACGAGACATCAAAGCGCTCCTCTGAACCCTAGAAAAAATGTTGCGCCTAATTGAATCACAATGAATCAACAGGTGTTTTAAACGAAATTCTTGTGCGGCAACACATCTAAAAACTCTTATATACTCTTACGTATCTCTTTAAGTTACAAAGAAAAACCGCATCCTAGCAACTCAACATTAGCATTAATACGAGACGACTACCATTGTCGTTCAATTAATGTATTGGATAAACGCAAAAGGGGCCATATGCCACACTAATTTAGTGCAGGTACAGGGGGAGTTAGTTCAAAACGACGTGCGAGATTTAACAATTCGTTAAAATTAATTTGCAAGTAAAGAGGCAATAGTGTGCTGAAGTTTATGCGTAGATGTCCACGCCGAACATAGATTGAATAGACTCGCGTTGCTGCTGCTTTTCAAAGCTCGTGTATGACGCTATGGCATTTTGAGAATACGTGTTGCCATCTTCACGAATAAATTGTTGGTACGCTTTGGCGTTATCCGTTCCCTGTTCGTCGGGCGCAACAACAATCGCCCTAGCAGACGATTCGCTTTGCCCTTTACTTTGCTGTTCAGGGTCTTTGTTAATTTTAGCGACACGGCCTTGCGAAGGTTCGGAAGACGGTACGGCGAAATTATTATTGATAATCATATAAAGTTAACTGAGGCAAGAATCATACCATTGGGAAGCGAGCTTTAACCTTAAGACTCGCTCCTCTTTTCCCCGTTGCTCGATTTATCTTATTGTTAGTAATGGGCGCCCAATATTTGGCGGCGTGTCGTTACTCTCTGCCTGGTAATTTTTTCCACGTTACTTTATCGCGCAGATATACAGGTTCTACATTCACAGCTTCAGATACTTCGCCTTTGCTATGTGCATCTATTGCAAGTTTAAGCATGTATTGAGCGTTTGGAAGGGTCACGTCAGACGCTACTTCGCCACATACCTCAGACTTCCAGTTATCAAGCTCCTCGTAGGCAGACCAGCCGGTGCCCGCTGCAATTACAGCCGCGCCGCTTTCTTCTCTAAGTACTTTTAGCTGTTCAATAGCCACTTCAGGCGGACAAACTTGCTCTTCAACGCAAAGTACAAGCCCATTTTGCGACTGTGAGTAAACCGCGAAGTAAACTTCACCCATACGCGCATCAGACGCGACGGCAATCCATACATCTTTATGCTGAGTTTTAGACACTACTTCAAACGCCATAGCTTCAAGCGTACTCACGCCCGCTACTTTTAAGCCTGTCCCTAACGCTAAACCTTGAATCATTCCCGTCGCTATGCGAACACCGGTAAAGCTGCCTGGGCCTCGACCAAAAGCCAGTAAATCTAGGTCGCCCAGCGAAACCTTTGCTTCTTTTAACACCTCATCGACCATGGGAAGAAGTCGCTGACTATGCTGCTGAGGGCATATCTCAAAACGCGTTATGACGGCGTCTTTGTATTGAAGTGCCACCGAACAAGCTTCGGTTGCCGTGTCTATAGCTAAAATGTTCATGTTTATCTCTTATTTCATATAAGCTGAAAATGGGGCTAATGGCGTAAATACGCTTACCGCTTTTTCAGTGCTTTAACTTAGGCTTCATCAATGCCGGCTAAAAATTTTTCTACTTCGTCCAAGCTTCTTGTTCTTTTCATATCTGGCAAGCTACCGACGAAGGTTTTGGCGTAAGGTTTTGTCACTAGTCGATTGTCACATATTACCAATACGCCTTTATCTGATGGGTCTCGGATGAGTCGTCCTGCGCCCTGCTTTAACGTAATAACAGCTTGAGGAATTTGAATAACACCAAACGGGTTTGCTCCACGTTTTTTTACATCTTCCATACGGGCTTGAAGCAGCGGATCATCAGGTGACGCAAAGGGCAGCTTATCAATCATCACGCAAACCAAATCGTTGCCGCGTACGTCTACTCCTTCCCAAAACGCGCCTGTGCCCATTAGTACCGCTTTTTCATCTGCAAGGTACGCATCCAGCAATGCTTGCTTGGTGGTAGTCCCTTGCACCAGTAGCGGGTTGTCTATCTCATCTTCTAGCTTCTGCGCAATCTCTCTAAGCATAGCGTGACTTGTAAACAGCAAAAAACATCTGCCGCGACTCGCTTTAATTAACCGTTTGGCTGTTTCTAGCAAGGTTTCGCGCATAGCGTAGCTATTCGGTTCTGGTAAATAGCGGGGCACGCACAGCATGGCCTGTTCGGGGTAATTAAACGGGCTATCTAATCCTAACGTTTCTGCGTCTTCTAAGCCCATGCGGCGCTGAAAGTGATCAAAACCGCCGTTTACCATTAAGGTTGCCGAGGTAAAAATCCACCCGCGCGGCGGCGATGATACGAATCGTCTGAATTTAGCGGCAATTGATAAAGGTGTTAAATGCATAATGAGGTGGCGCTGAGTAGTTTCATACCACAAACTTACATTTTCTTGCTTATTGTCGCTTAACGCATCTAACTGCTCTCTTGCAGCCACAACACGTTCGTACATGTTGTCTAAATCTTTATCGCGGCCAATATGGAGTTTACACACTTCATGCAGTACACCTAGCGCTTCGGCCAGCTTGCCCACCTGCATGCGCACGTCGTCACGGTCTAACGCCTCAGCCCAGTTGCCGCGTTCAGCCGTATCCGGGAACAATAAGCGTAAGTCAGAGGCAATCATCCTGCATTTGTCAGCCGCTTTATCTAGCTGCCCAGCATCTTTTAGCACTGTTCTGAACAACAGCGTGATATCTTTCGCAATGTCGTGAATTTGTCTTGTTGACAGTGACTCGCCAAAGTAATCACTCGCAATATCGGGAATTTGATGAGCCTCATCAAAAATAATCGCGTCAGCTTCTGGGATAAGTTCGCCAAACCCTGTGTCTTTCAGTGCCATATCAGCAAAGAAAAGGTGGTGGTTTACCACAATAATATCGGCGTCCAGCGCCTTTCTGCGTGCTTTAACCAAGTAACAATCTTCATAATCTGGGCAATCGCGGCCCAAGCAGTTATCCACTGTAGAGGTAACAAGCGGTAAAACGCGGGCATCTTCAGGAAGGGTTTTAAGCTCCCCCATATCACCTGTTTTCGTAGTACTAGACCAACGTTTCACTTCTGAAAGCTGACCCAATACCTCTTTTTCAACCAGCGTAGAATTACCACTGTGCTGTGCTACTCGATGAAGACAAAGATAATTTGAACGGCCTTTTAACAGTGCAGTTTTTCGCTTGCTGCCCAAGGCCTTTTTTACCAGTGGTAAGTCGCGGTGAAATAACTGCTCTTGTAAGTTTTTAGTTCCTGTAGAAACAATAGCCTTTCCGTCGCTCAACAATGCAGGGGCGAGATATGCGAAGGTTTTTCCCGTTCCCGTTCCCGCTTCAACGATCAAACTACCCGTGGTATCAATAGCGCGCTTAACCGCCTTTGCCATTTCAGTTTGAGCTTCGCGAGGTACAAACCCCTTGATAGCACCCGCAAGGAGGCCATCTGAAGAGAATACGTTATTTATTGTGGGCATGGTTTAAGCGCTGTCGTTACTTTTCTACTTTAGGCCGCGCATTATGCCAAAAAGCCTTCAAAATGCCCATCAAAGGTTTACACTTTAGCGTGAGCCTAGCCCACTCTCTTAAATCCTGAACTACCCAGATATCAAAAAACTTCCCACCTTAACTATTCGCTTCCTGACACTTTAAGAGTCAAAAAAATTGTTAAATTTTTGATGAAAAGAATTTGTCTTCTAGAACAAAAAAATTAGCTTTTTAATAGTAAAACTTAGGCGCAATATCCCGCTCGTAAATATTTACACAACTATTTAACGAGGTAATTATGAAAGGTTTACGCATTATAGGTTTAGGCTTGGTAGGTTTAAGCGCAATGGCGTTCTCTGTAATTGCAGCTGCATCGGAAGAAGCACCTGCAGAGCTGGTAGCGGAATTAACCCAGTTCTGTAAAGAAATTGCTGAAGAAGAAGGTACAAAAGGTAAGTCGGAAGACGTATTCGTATTAGAATGCGTAAACGATGAGCTAGAAGCTGAAGGTTACCAGAAGCTGCAATCTTTAAACTAGTCTAACAAGCTAGTTTGCTGATTCACGTTAACAGAATTAATAAACGTGCCTCGCCAGAAATGGCGGGGCTTTTTTGTACTTTTTTTTGGGGGGGGGCGTGGTTTCGGGCTCTGGTCTTAGAAAAATTTTTCGCTGTTAAGCGTTTTTAACGGCGACGTATACTGTAGCTGCTCAATATAAAAGTTAGCGCTCAAAAAAGGCGTCAACCAAATCGGCGAGTGATTCTTCTAACTCTTCTTCGAAAGCATCGATATCAATACCAAAGCTATCCATATATTTAGCCGCATTGTCGCGGGAAAGTACGGCATTTTTTATCTGAAATTCAAGCTCAGGCAGTGTCTTGTCGTAGCGGGGCTTAATGGTCCATCGCAAACAATGACCATGGTTGTCTTTTAGCTTTTTCTTGGCAAATACACAGAATTCTTCGACGTAGTCAGCACCTTGCGGCCCAAGGCAACCCGGTTCTATGCGGTACATCACAAGCAGCTTTTTATATAGCGGAAGTCGCGTTTCCATCACATCTTCAATTTGTTTAAAGATTTGATTATCGGAAAATTTTGAGAATTTTGCCAGCTACGCAAAGGGTGAATACGAGAAATGTCGTATTCACCCTTTATCACTACTCTGCTAGTTCAGGATCTTTTATGAACAAGATGTCCATAATGATTGCAGGGTCCCACTCGCGCATCTCTGCTTCGCATTTCAGTCGAATTTCATCTAACTCACTGATTGTTGCAATCGAGAATGCGTCATCTACTATAATGTGGACTAACAGATAAACATCCCTACCCCGCTTACTAATTCGCACTTCCACGTGCTCGTATGGGACGTCAGCCAAGGTTTTTTTGAATTTTTTCTCGATTACCCCCGAGATAGCTTCAGGCGGCGCTTTATTGATTACCTCATTAAGGCTTTCACGCAGAATCTTAAAAGGAACCGGCAGCATTACCGTGCCAAGAATAATCAATAAAACGGGGTCAACGTACGGCGACAGCGTTCTATATTCCGTCAACTCTAACGCGTAGGCCAAAATAAAAGCGAACAAGATGGATGCACTTAGCACGCCGTCTATCATCCAAGTATGAGAATCCACTTTTACTAAGTCGGACAGTAAATCCTTACCTTTTACTCGCATGTACAGAGAGATACTAAAACAGCCAACCGTTGCCACAACACCGTAGATCATACCAATACCATACTCAGCTGCGTGCCCACCTGCTAATAAACTCTGAACAGAGCTCGCGACGGCATACACACACGTGGCAATGATAATAAGCGACTTAAACATGTTTAGCGTAGGTTCGATTGCCGTGTAACCAAAGTGGAACCGGTCATCATCAGGACGTTGAACCAAATTAGCTACTTTAAGCGTTAGCATTGACATAACAAAAGCGATTAACGAGTACGCGGCATCAAATAAAATAGCGCCTGAGCTCGTTAAAATGGCAAAACCAAGCGCAATAACGACAAATGCACCGGCAATGTAAAAAGAAAGCGTTAATAGGCGCTTTTCTTCAAGGTGATGGAAGCCAATGTCCATGAAAGTCACATCGAGATTAAGGTGCGCGGATTCTACTCCGTTATTTTAAAAAAAATAGTGCTTTGAACAAAAATATTGCTATTTTTTTAATCAATTCAGTGATACACAGCGCCTATATAATTTCGACTTAACGCAATGCGTTTTTAATACCTATTTTAAACTATGAAAACCGTTATCCACCCTTCTATAAAAAGTTATTTTGATGCTAATGAAAGCCAGCAGGAAATCGAACAGGCATTCTCTCGTGGGCTTGCTTATGCGGGCCATTCTCTCATGGTGCCAGAGAAGTTTAGTTATCAGGTGCTGCCGCACTTTAACGACCGTTATGTGTTATTTAATCAGGGTGAGAACCATGAACTTATATCCAATGTTTGCTTACATCGACAAGCTCAACTTCTTGAAGGGCAAGGTCGGGCACGCAGCATTGTTTGTAAACTCCACTGTTGGGGCTATGACAACACAGGC encodes:
- a CDS encoding YcgN family cysteine cluster protein, which gives rise to MTVAFWEAKSLEEMTQKEWESLCDGCGKCCLQKFIDDEAVEEYEVTDHINDNEKIHFTNIVCSYLNTKKCECTQYERRTELVPDCVKLTKENLKDIFFMPNSCTYRRLYEGRGIPSWHPLLNKGKKNVMHAKGMSVRNKTVFESDVDLNHFEDYIAIWPLEDLD
- a CDS encoding fumarylacetoacetate hydrolase family protein, which codes for MTYRHIDTQGNEIPLPVSKVLCIGRNYLDHIQEMNSTVSEAPLLFMKPKAALCHMHEPIAIPTDKGECHNELEVSVLLKSPLKNASNDEVKDAIWGIGLGLDLTLREIQAALKKQGQPWERAKSFDNSAPLSGFVPYSEVGNLDDLRFTLTINGEVRQQGHTELMLHKIIPLIAHMSSIFTLDSGDVILTGTPKGVGKLSPADKVKASLDGLITVSSKVVAE
- a CDS encoding lytic murein transglycosylase — translated: MLVKIINRLVARLTVHTKRSCYSLLPKPLNVAVLISSITLSLSASAYAENKPSSDNGLSEEGFNRYVAQLKNEAAAKGIDKAKLEQAFADITFRPTVVKSDKSQPEKKITLDDYLATRVPDWKVKQAVEQYNENKVLLEEIADKYGVQARFIVALWGNESNFGKIQGNFSVLSALASLAYEGRREKLFKDNFFAVLRILDEGHIDVKALKGSWAGAMGQTQFMPISFLNYAVDYDGDGRKDIWETKADVFASIANYLSAEGWDSEGTWGRQVTLTKPVPFSGLAKSNMKPLSFWSSNGVRRYNGSELPNVNVDASLIMPDGEKGRIYLVYNNFHTLMKWNRSSYFGVSVGYLSERIKRGY
- a CDS encoding YcgL domain-containing protein, whose amino-acid sequence is MLCAVYKTRKKEGMYLYVPKKDHFEDVPEALMETFGRPELVTIIALEKREKLGMVDKQKLIDELTEKGFYLQMPPKEDNLLEQHRESLGLSKNPDKKF
- the rnd gene encoding ribonuclease D, which translates into the protein MQYQLITTSEQLEKVCTAAQRQEAVALDTEFVRTRTLTPHLGLIQLYDGHQLVLIDPLAIDNMSPFIELMENTEVVKVLHSCSEDIEAFLTAFDTVPTPVFDTQLAGSILDMGPSLGYAKLVELLCDITLDKGESRTDWIARPLRESQLSYAANDVLYLLPCYQELASKVQEAGKVHWIYQEIALLVDKKRAQMPEDFAYLSIKNNWRLNSEQLTVLQALAAWRLNTARKKDLALNFVFKEGHLFEAAQRLIDSKSGLSRINGVNHQSVRRYGDTIITLIEEARAKYAQTPEKLRLPVVLRLIDIAKYKKTLAELKVISDQIAKDNAVNSDVIASKKQLNQLLKWYWFPVDETRVQGLMPDVLSTWREPLFRPHVTRLLGDAPSQ
- the fadD gene encoding long-chain-fatty-acid--CoA ligase FadD, which produces MEKTWLKHYDPRVSAEIDADRYASVVDIFEQSVKKFKNKEAFINMGHSISFEELDTLSAQFAAYLQSSGLKRGDAVAIMMPNLLQYPVAMFGILRAGMVVVNVNPLYTARELKHQLNDANAKAIVIVENFACTLEEVIADTNLQEVFLTALGDMLPAPKRWVVNAVVKYVKKMVPSFNLPETTSFMSAVKKGQSLEYKRPDIDSGDLAFLQYTGGTTGVSKGAMLTHRNMVANLEQVSGILETVIEEGEDFVVTALPLYHIFALLANCLMFVKYGCRNLLITNPRDMPAFVNELSKYPFTILPGVNTLFNGLLNTPGFSELDFSKFKFGLGGGMAVQRPVAEKWEKITNTVLLEGYGLTECSPVVAVNPPQIEAYKGAIGMPVPSTDIKLLDDDGNPVEKGEPGEMWVKGPQVMKGYLNRPEATEEILKDGWLATGDIATIDDEGYFYIVDRKKDMILVSGFNVFPNEIEEVAAMHDHIVEAAAVGVPHEVSGEVVKLFVVKNNDSLTEKDVIAHCRNHLTGYKVPKQVVFKDDLPKTNVGKILRRELRD
- a CDS encoding alpha/beta fold hydrolase, producing MIETEFNIGALHLAALDNQGGGKVVIGLHGYLDNAESLRLLAPYLQTHRFIAIDLAGHGRSSHRVHGAHYNQADYLQDLYALIESQNWEEVILLGHSLGGILASLFAALFPEKVSAVISIDACGPLTESEETTASQMRESIISRHAKSRNKLRIVDLEDAVKARCKISDIPEEHARSILSRNLTQDAGGHCFWASDPKLRTKSSLRFTEKQAESLMRAIVCPVLFIGASNSFKNLESVFPKRKGWFLNAQYEQLVGGHHIHMENTDDVGLLIRNFVEQL